A stretch of the Desulforamulus ferrireducens genome encodes the following:
- a CDS encoding IS1380 family transposase: MKFIIEQSDEHLTPVAGLALVGEIIDHTALKFRLNKTRIPGVSSPDISHGDVITSYIGLLCQGRSDFDHIELFRDDPFFAAALDIQDVPSSPTLRQRLDMIAHSVPYQEIILEETARFLKKLKAPVTPVTLGSGEQKRQYVPLDIDVTPFDNSNSKKEGVSRTYKGYDGYAPIFAYLGKEGYCVNTELRAGKQHCQKGTPDFLRRALTFARAITSLPLLVRMDGSNDSQDNLQVCLDPEIKADFIIKRNLRKETPEAWLAVAKENGNATVEREGKTVYRGHQMVKIEGADTPVRLVYKVTERTILRSGQLLLVPEIEVETYWTTLPDPVEEVIALYHDHGTSEQFHSEIKNDLDLERLPSGKFATNNLVLHLGIFAYNILRLLGQFSLPLKEVPLRNKKAQRRRLRTVIQNLITIASRLVHHARQVKLRFGRHSPWYPAFRYLYKALA; encoded by the coding sequence ATGAAATTCATTATTGAACAGTCTGATGAACACCTTACCCCCGTTGCCGGACTGGCTCTGGTAGGGGAAATCATTGATCATACTGCTCTGAAATTCAGGCTAAATAAGACCCGGATACCTGGTGTTTCCTCGCCGGATATTTCCCATGGGGATGTTATCACCTCATACATCGGCCTGCTTTGCCAGGGTCGCAGTGATTTTGACCATATTGAGCTTTTTCGGGATGACCCCTTCTTCGCTGCAGCGCTGGATATTCAGGATGTGCCTTCAAGTCCTACCCTGCGCCAGCGCCTGGATATGATAGCTCATAGCGTACCCTACCAGGAGATCATCCTCGAGGAAACGGCCAGGTTCCTTAAGAAACTTAAGGCACCGGTAACTCCTGTTACCTTGGGTTCCGGGGAACAGAAGCGCCAATATGTCCCTTTGGATATTGATGTTACTCCCTTTGATAATTCAAATTCCAAGAAAGAGGGTGTTTCCAGGACCTATAAGGGCTACGACGGTTATGCGCCTATCTTCGCCTACCTCGGTAAGGAAGGCTACTGCGTCAATACCGAACTGCGGGCCGGGAAACAGCATTGCCAAAAAGGGACGCCGGACTTCCTGCGTCGCGCTCTAACCTTTGCTCGCGCTATCACTTCGCTGCCACTTTTAGTACGGATGGATGGCAGTAATGACAGCCAAGATAATCTCCAGGTCTGTTTGGACCCGGAAATCAAAGCCGATTTTATCATTAAGCGAAATCTGCGTAAGGAAACGCCGGAAGCATGGCTGGCCGTTGCCAAGGAAAATGGTAACGCCACCGTAGAACGGGAGGGAAAAACCGTCTATCGGGGTCACCAGATGGTGAAAATCGAGGGCGCTGACACCCCTGTCCGTCTGGTGTATAAGGTCACCGAGCGCACGATATTACGAAGCGGACAGCTTCTCTTGGTCCCGGAAATTGAGGTTGAAACCTACTGGACCACTTTACCCGACCCGGTGGAGGAGGTCATTGCCCTCTACCACGACCACGGCACCAGCGAGCAATTCCATAGCGAAATCAAAAACGATTTAGACCTGGAACGGTTGCCCAGTGGCAAATTTGCCACCAATAACCTGGTGCTGCACCTTGGTATTTTCGCCTACAATATCTTGCGGCTTCTGGGGCAGTTCAGCCTCCCGCTAAAGGAAGTACCGCTGCGCAATAAGAAAGCTCAACGTCGGCGGCTGCGTACGGTTATTCAGAACCTGATTACCATAGCGTCCCGGCTGGTTCACCATGCCCGGCAGGTCAAGTTACGGTTTGGCCGGCATAGCCCCTGGTATCCAGCTTTCCGTTACCTATATAAAGCGTTGGCTTAA